DNA sequence from the Vicia villosa cultivar HV-30 ecotype Madison, WI linkage group LG3, Vvil1.0, whole genome shotgun sequence genome:
TCCATCTCTCCCTATTAGGTTTTTCTCCTCTCTTTCTCAAAttcctcttattttctttttttatgaaaacataacataatttagtaatgtgCTCCTTCACATTAACACcaccacattactaactccaccaatggcccaacaactaacattttattatttccaattaattttaataaaatgctaattttgaataattaatttaaatcttaattaaattaattaaataagaattttcgggatttTACAGCctttatatagaagttctgatcagaagcaacatACAACAACTCTTGCGAAAAATACCAAAACACTGTCAatttcaaagctcacgaacttcatcttcaacctcacaaactcttgtaatatttagtgagtgttaagcttagaacttaagagaaatatcactgttgtgattatagctttataagaagcaatcttactcttgtaaacatttattttacattgattgtaaaaggttcctagagtgatcagtgagatcagtagactctagaagacttagaagttttctaagtggtattttcctagagtgatcaagttgtgatttgtatactctagaagacttagaagttttctaagtggataaccatgataattagttggattagtggattaaatcctcagttgaggtaaatcactctaagggggtggactggagtagtttcgttaacaacaaaccaggataaaaaataattgtgttcattgtttttatcttaagagtttttaaagtcacacttattcaaaccctccctttctaagtgtttttctatccttcagatgtgATAAAAGGAAATAGGCTACCAACTAATGGGATGGGATTAAAATACACACCACCGACAATTGTTAACGGGGAGATTGAAGTTGTAATTGAGGAACAGGATATAAAGTCTGAAATGGAATTCTGGGAAAATGCTCTCATCATGTATGAAATTGGAGAAGGGTTAACTATGAATGCTGTTAAGAGATTCATGATGAACACTTGGAATTTTGTCACCCTACCGGATCTATACTACCATGATGAAGGATACTTCCTGATTAGATTCAGAACAAGAAAAGACAGGGATGATGTGCTTAAGGGAGGACCATACTCAGTCTATAAGAAACCTGTGCTTCTATTTGAATGGTCACCAAACTTTAATGTGAAAGAAGACATACTCAGGGTGATCCCCATCTGGGTAATTTTTCCACAACTTCCTCTGAACTTATGGGGTGATGAAAGCATTGGGAAGATCTCTAGTGCCATAGGGAAACCTGTAATGACTGATGAATGTATTGCAAGAAAGTTAAGGATATTGTATGCTAGAGTTTTGATAGAAGTAGATGTCACTCGAGAACTTAAAAGTGAGATTACCGTATGGAATCCTGCAGGAGGCAAACAAATTCAACAGGTGCACTATGAATGGAAGCCACAATTTTGTACCAAATGTAATAAAGTAGGACACATGTGTAAGGAAAGAGAAGAGATTGTGAAGAAACCAGATGAAACAAAACGGAGCTGGCAAGTGAAAAAAGTTAATACCAACAAGGAATAACCAGAGAGTAGTATagctaatgcaaatgaaatagtGGGGGATATTGAATAGAATACTGATAAGGAAGAATGGGTCTCTGTGGCACATGGAACCAAAGGTAAGACACCTAGAGCTGGACTCAAGGCTCCTGAAGTGGAGGTTGCTTGCAATAATGGTTTTACTGCCCTCAAAATCGGCACCTGTTTTGAGGATGGAGGGACTGGTGTGCCATGATTGTTAGCTGGAACATCATAGGGCTTAATAAAAGAGCTAGAGCTATTGAGGTTGGAGCCCACCTCAGGTATTTGCATGCTAGCATTGTTGTTCTTCTTGAAACTAGGGTTAAGAATAAGAACTCAGATTCAGTTAGAAATAAACTTGCTAAAAATTGGAACTATTTGGATAACTACAAAGATCATGATAATGGGAGGATCTGGGTCCTATGGAATCCACAACTGTGGGATATTAGATCTATCAGCTCTACTGACCAAGTTATTCACAGTGAAGTTTATCATCAAGATGGGAACTTCTCCCACTATTTGTCAGCCATATATGCTCATAACCAGTTGAGTAAAAGGAGGGAGCTATGGGATAATATCAAAGATGTAAGTAAAGGTATGAAAGGTCCTTGGATTATTATTGGAGACTTCAATAATGTCCTTAAAGTACATGATAGAGTTGGAGGAAATGAGGTTCACCCTAATGAATATGTGGAGCTGGGGACTATGATGGAAGAAACTGACCTCACTGAACATGAAACTACAAGGTGTAAAGGTCATTTACTCTAGAATTGATAGAGCTCTTTGTAACACCTCTTGGTTCCTTAAGTTTCTAGATAGTAATATTGAAATTCTACACCCTCAAATATCTGACCACTCTCCTCTGCAACTTCAACTGAAAATCCACAACAAGGAGCTGATTAAAAAAAAGCACAGATTCAAATTCCCCAACTGCATTACTAATGACCCAGATTATGAGGAGGTAGTGAGAACTAGCTGGAATCAACATATTCATGGTAAACCCATGTATAGAGTTTGGCAGAAGCTAAAGTTTGGCATCAATAGGAAATATAATCATACTGCCCACAAGATTCAAGAGAGTAGGAAAAATCTGGAAGCAGCTCAGAACATGTTAAAGAATGACTTATTTAATCAGGAGCTAATTAGGAAGGTCAAGCAATTATCTGAAGAACTCATACAGCAGTGTGATATTGAGGAAAAAATCTTGAAGCAGAAATCAAATATTGATTGGCTGAAATTAGGGGACGACAACAGTAAATACTTCTATGCTAATTTGAGGGAGAAGAATAAAAAGACATCTCTGAGCAAGTTGGAGGATAGCTATGGTAATAAAATGATTACTTTTGATGATATGGAAAAGGAAATTTTGCAATTCTATGGTGACCTGATTGGACACAATACTAGTAAACTGGTACAAGTGGACATTGAGGTGCTGAGAAGAGGCAAGCAAATTTCTCATGAGAGTGCAGACCTTTTGATAAAACCTGTTACTGATGAGGAAATTTGGATGGCCTTGCAAAATATTGATGACCACAAAGCCCCCGGAATAGATGGATATAATGCAAAAAAATTTAAAGCTAGCTGGGCAATCATTAAGAGTGATGTAATTTCTGCAATCAAGGATTTCTTTTGCTACAATAGAATGCTTGCTACAGTCAACTGCTCTCTGGTAACACTTATTCCAAAGAAACAAGAGGAAAAAACAGTTCGTGATCTAAGGCCTATTGCTTGTTGCTCAACCCTGTACAAGATCCTATTTTTATGTGGATCTTTCAACCGAAGAGCCTCGTCTTTCTTCGTCCAGTCTGGTTTTGGGACTTCAAAACGAGTTTTTCTAGAAGCAACTTCTTAAATTATATTTTCGCGGGAAGGAGTGTTGTGAAGGCTTTCTTCTAGTCGTTGAAACCTTACTTCAAAGGCATATGAATTTTGTTGGCGGACGATGTTAAACACGTTGTTCAATAGTTGGTTAGCACCTTGCATACCAAGGttttcctgaagagtgtggaGGCCAGGAAAGTCTTCAGGTTGTCTACTCAGAGGTAGAATATAGGAGTCTCTATTGCATTTTCTTGAGTAGATATGGCCAATTATGAAGTTTGAACTAGATCTGGATGCAGTGGAACAACCATAGACCTATGGTGTTTTACGCCGGATGAAGAGGTGGTGGACTGCTTGCTGTTAGAGCATACTCAACAACTTCTCGCGCAACGAAGGATCTGGTAGCCTTAGATCTAGCCATCACCGTGAATTGTAGgaactaaaaatatataaataaaaaaagcatTGAGATTACACTTGGATGAATCAAAACACTATAGATCCTCGCGTTTGATCGCGAACGTCCACGTTCCGTTGATCGGAGGAACTTACGAATTGAGAAGTTTTAAGAGAGATTGTGAATTCGTAGAAATCGTAGGAATCAGAGGTCGACGCTAATGTTCCGTTCTGGAACCAGAAATGAGGGGAAAAACGACGGTGATGGCCAATTGTGACTTCTGACGCGGTGGAGTGGGGGAACGACAAGATTAACACTCCAAGGCTCAACTCAGTATATGAGAAAGAAGAGTGAAATGAAATTGTATTTGAAACTTGTTACCTCAATTT
Encoded proteins:
- the LOC131659635 gene encoding uncharacterized protein LOC131659635, producing MGLKYTPPTIVNGEIEVVIEEQDIKSEMEFWENALIMYEIGEGLTMNAVKRFMMNTWNFVTLPDLYYHDEGYFLIRFRTRKDRDDVLKGGPYSVYKKPVLLFEWSPNFNVKEDILRVIPIWVIFPQLPLNLWGDESIGKISSAIGKPVMTDECIARKLRILYARVLIEVDVTRELKSEITVWNPAGGKQIQQVHYEWKPQFCTKCNKVGHMCKEREEIVKKPDETKRSWQNTDKEEWVSVAHGTKGKTPRAGLKAPEVEVACNNGFTALKIGTCFEDGGTGVP
- the LOC131659636 gene encoding uncharacterized protein LOC131659636, whose product is MIVSWNIIGLNKRARAIEVGAHLRYLHASIVVLLETRVKNKNSDSVRNKLAKNWNYLDNYKDHDNGRIWVLWNPQLWDIRSISSTDQVIHSEVYHQDGNFSHYLSAIYAHNQLSKRRELWDNIKDVSKGMKGPWIIIGDFNNVLKVHDRVGGNEVHPNEYVELGTMMEETDLTEHETTRCKDSNIEILHPQISDHSPLQLQLKIHNKELIKKKHRFKFPNCITNDPDYEEVVRTSWNQHIHGKPMYRVWQKLKFGINRKYNHTAHKIQESRKNLEAAQNMLKNDLFNQELIRKVKQLSEELIQQCDIEEKILKQKSNIDWLKLGDDNSKYFYANLREKNKKTSLSKLEDSYGNKMITFDDMEKEILQFYGDLIGHNTSKLVQVDIEVLRRGKQISHESADLLIKPVTDEEIWMALQNIDDHKAPGIDGYNAKKFKASWAIIKSDVISAIKDFFCYNRMLATVNCSLVTLIPKKQEEKTVRDLRPIACCSTLYKILFLCGSFNRRASSFFVQSGFGTSKRVFLEATS